In Prochlorococcus marinus str. MIT 1214, one DNA window encodes the following:
- a CDS encoding cryptochrome/photolyase family protein, which translates to MRKIFLVFPNQLFKIKNQFSDIKHIALIQDNLFFGCDSQWKQKFHCQKIIFHKASMDSYEENLKRNGFNVIYIKHKKESRTEEYLNYIAAKGFNYFITYEMFDWSLEKRINDFSLKNNTKLEIRKNDMFLTCPEISDEILNQKKINGMQKFYKLQRLKLNILIEKDGSPTGGKWSFDKINRKKLPNSIKVPRIPIIKNNKFLDKAKKEVSINYKDYYGRIEKFNYPLSHKDAEEWLDDFLIERFNLFGDYEDAIHSYHRNLWHSVLSPLINSGLLTPSQIIDKSCDFYQSNNISINSFEGFIRQIIGWREFILLMYKRNSLELRNGNFWNFEDKPIPSSFYTGQTGIRPLDDSIQNILETGYAHHIERLMIVGNLMLLCRFHPNQVYKWFMELFIDSYDWVMVPNVYGMSQFSDGGLFTTKPYISGSNYVLKMSNYKSEDWCSIWDSLFWTFIDDYKNKFKGQYRLSMILRNLEKMDPNKKMNHRRNAYDFMSKLT; encoded by the coding sequence GTGAGAAAAATATTCCTGGTATTTCCAAATCAATTATTCAAAATAAAAAATCAATTTTCTGATATTAAACATATTGCTTTAATCCAAGATAACTTATTTTTTGGCTGTGATTCTCAATGGAAACAAAAATTTCATTGTCAAAAAATAATTTTTCACAAAGCCAGTATGGACTCCTACGAAGAAAATCTTAAAAGGAATGGCTTTAATGTGATTTATATAAAACATAAAAAAGAAAGCAGAACTGAAGAGTATCTAAATTATATTGCAGCAAAAGGTTTTAATTATTTCATTACTTATGAAATGTTTGATTGGTCGCTAGAAAAAAGAATTAATGATTTCTCTTTGAAAAATAATACAAAGTTAGAAATAAGAAAAAACGATATGTTCTTAACTTGTCCAGAAATATCTGATGAAATCCTTAATCAAAAAAAAATTAATGGAATGCAGAAATTCTATAAACTTCAAAGACTAAAATTAAATATTCTAATTGAGAAAGATGGTTCGCCAACCGGGGGCAAATGGAGTTTTGACAAAATCAATAGAAAGAAGCTACCAAATTCAATTAAAGTACCGAGAATCCCAATTATAAAAAATAACAAATTCTTAGATAAAGCAAAGAAAGAAGTTTCAATAAATTATAAAGATTATTATGGGAGGATAGAAAAATTTAATTATCCACTTTCTCATAAAGATGCTGAAGAATGGTTGGATGATTTTTTAATTGAAAGATTTAATCTATTTGGAGATTACGAAGATGCAATACATTCATATCATAGGAACCTTTGGCATAGTGTTCTTTCTCCATTAATTAATTCTGGCTTACTTACTCCAAGCCAAATAATAGATAAATCTTGCGATTTTTACCAATCAAATAATATTTCTATTAATTCCTTTGAAGGATTTATTAGACAAATTATTGGCTGGCGTGAATTCATCCTATTAATGTATAAACGAAATAGTTTAGAACTTAGAAATGGAAACTTCTGGAATTTTGAGGATAAACCAATACCATCTAGTTTTTACACTGGTCAAACAGGAATAAGGCCTTTGGATGACTCAATACAAAATATTTTAGAAACCGGATATGCACATCATATAGAAAGGCTAATGATAGTTGGAAATTTAATGCTTCTATGCAGATTCCATCCTAATCAAGTATACAAATGGTTTATGGAATTATTTATAGATTCATATGATTGGGTTATGGTTCCAAATGTTTATGGAATGAGTCAATTTTCAGATGGAGGACTATTTACAACTAAACCATATATTTCAGGTTCTAATTATGTCCTAAAAATGTCTAACTATAAATCTGAAGATTGGTGCTCAATTTGGGATAGTCTTTTTTGGACATTCATAGATGACTATAAAAATAAGTTTAAGGGCCAATATCGATTGTCTATGATTTTAAGAAATCTAGAAAAAATGGATCCTAATAAAAAAATGAATCATAGACGTAATGCTTATGACTTCATGTCTAAACTTACTTAA
- a CDS encoding peroxiredoxin, protein MKLKIGDSIPSFSLKDQNGNIRTSNKLKKSLVLFFYPKDDTPGCTIEACGFRDKYDLFKILGAEVWGISNGNRQSHLIFANKNNLQYPLLCDHNNILRKQFGVQKKLGFIEGRVTYIINSEGIIKHIFEDLLNGPAHIKEAIKALKELQLLENN, encoded by the coding sequence GTGAAGCTTAAAATCGGGGATAGTATTCCATCGTTTTCTTTAAAAGATCAAAATGGAAACATCAGAACATCAAATAAATTGAAAAAGTCTCTGGTTTTATTTTTTTACCCAAAAGACGATACTCCTGGTTGTACTATTGAAGCTTGTGGCTTCCGAGACAAATATGATCTTTTTAAAATTTTAGGTGCTGAAGTTTGGGGAATAAGCAATGGTAATCGTCAAAGTCATCTTATATTTGCAAATAAAAATAACCTTCAGTATCCATTACTTTGCGATCATAATAATATCCTTAGAAAACAATTTGGGGTACAGAAAAAGCTAGGATTCATCGAAGGAAGAGTAACCTATATAATAAATTCTGAAGGAATTATCAAACATATATTTGAAGACCTTCTAAATGGTCCAGCTCATATAAAAGAAGCTATAAAAGCATTAAAAGAACTTCAATTATTAGAAAATAATTAA
- a CDS encoding FAD-binding domain-containing protein, with the protein MNIFKEANDVLDDFIINRLVSYHELRNYDYGIENRTNVSNISKYTSHRILYEYDILEKLKKFDKTKKYTDEILWRIYWKGYLENHKSIWFEYINFKENSNFSNLNNAMDGNTGIDCFDTWIDELRDNNYLHNHSRMWFASIWIFTLGLPWQLGARFFMKHLFDGDASSNTLSWRWVAGMHTNKRPYLASKKNIDKYTINRFRKTHFSVSKNINIIKYNPLQSNKIPVQRNFTISKILLMFDNDMNILNRSKLFNLYSKVYIISNGIINDGFELSEKVSKFKLGLIDNINKLIPNSEVLKSTDIEILFCDHNFIDVIYPGVGHNLDLINKFASQNQIIINYIYREEDLRYWNYANSGFYKFRTSFYRLNMI; encoded by the coding sequence ATGAATATTTTTAAAGAGGCTAATGATGTATTAGATGATTTTATTATCAACCGTCTTGTTTCATACCATGAGCTAAGAAATTACGATTACGGAATAGAAAACCGAACTAATGTTTCTAATATTTCTAAATATACATCTCATAGAATACTTTACGAATATGATATACTTGAAAAATTAAAAAAATTTGACAAGACAAAAAAGTATACTGATGAAATTCTCTGGAGGATATATTGGAAGGGTTACCTTGAAAATCATAAATCAATATGGTTTGAATATATAAATTTCAAAGAAAATTCAAATTTTTCTAACTTAAATAATGCTATGGATGGTAATACAGGTATAGATTGCTTTGATACATGGATAGATGAGCTTAGAGATAATAACTATTTACATAATCACTCAAGGATGTGGTTTGCAAGCATATGGATTTTTACTTTAGGACTTCCATGGCAACTAGGAGCAAGGTTTTTTATGAAACATCTTTTTGATGGGGACGCTTCATCAAACACCCTTAGCTGGAGATGGGTAGCAGGTATGCATACAAATAAGAGGCCTTACTTAGCATCCAAGAAAAACATCGATAAGTACACAATTAATCGATTCCGAAAGACTCACTTTAGCGTATCGAAAAATATTAATATCATAAAATATAATCCTCTTCAATCAAATAAAATTCCAGTTCAAAGAAATTTTACTATTAGTAAGATTCTACTAATGTTTGATAATGATATGAATATTCTGAACAGATCTAAGTTATTTAATTTATACTCAAAAGTTTATATAATTAGTAATGGAATCATCAATGATGGCTTTGAGCTAAGCGAGAAAGTAAGCAAATTTAAACTAGGTTTAATTGACAATATAAATAAGTTAATCCCAAACTCAGAAGTATTAAAATCAACTGACATAGAAATCCTTTTTTGTGATCACAATTTTATTGATGTTATCTACCCAGGAGTTGGGCATAATCTAGATTTAATAAATAAATTCGCTAGTCAAAATCAAATTATTATTAATTATATATACAGAGAAGAAGATCTTAGATATTGGAATTATGCTAACTCAGGCTTTTATAAATTTAGGACTTCATTTTATAGACTGAATATGATCTAA
- a CDS encoding oxidoreductase, which translates to MVRLNEIQMQYGKIFLITGANSGLGYETSKFLLERGATVIMCCRNLIKGKKAKEELLRFNFPGKIELVELDLSDLINVKNFAEFIKNKFDYLDVLINNAGIMAPPKTFSKQGFEIQFAVNHLAHMSLTLELLSMLEEKNNSRVVTVTSGVQYFGKIQWEDLQGSLKYDRWASYAQSKLANVMFGLELDSKLKESNSKSSSLLAHPGFARTNLQPKSVEANQSWKEGLAYKLMDPMFQSAKMGALPQISAATLPSAKGGEQYGPKFNFRGLPKICRNAPKALNQTSRRKLWEISEKLIKDV; encoded by the coding sequence ATGGTTAGATTAAATGAAATTCAAATGCAATATGGAAAAATATTTTTAATCACTGGAGCAAATAGTGGTCTTGGTTACGAAACATCAAAATTCCTTTTAGAAAGGGGGGCAACAGTAATTATGTGTTGCAGAAATCTAATCAAAGGAAAGAAAGCCAAAGAAGAACTTTTAAGATTTAATTTTCCTGGAAAGATTGAACTAGTTGAATTAGATTTATCAGATTTAATAAATGTTAAAAACTTTGCTGAATTTATCAAAAATAAATTTGATTACTTAGATGTTTTAATTAACAATGCTGGGATAATGGCTCCCCCAAAGACTTTTAGCAAGCAAGGATTCGAAATACAATTTGCTGTTAATCATCTTGCTCATATGAGCTTAACGTTAGAATTATTGTCCATGCTTGAAGAAAAAAATAATTCTAGAGTTGTGACCGTAACCTCAGGGGTTCAATATTTTGGCAAAATACAATGGGAAGATTTACAAGGAAGTCTTAAATATGATCGGTGGGCTTCATATGCGCAAAGCAAGCTTGCAAACGTAATGTTTGGATTGGAACTCGATTCAAAACTTAAAGAAAGCAATTCAAAAAGCTCTTCACTACTAGCTCATCCAGGATTTGCACGTACAAACTTACAGCCAAAGTCCGTTGAGGCTAATCAATCATGGAAAGAAGGACTTGCTTATAAATTGATGGATCCCATGTTTCAAAGCGCGAAAATGGGGGCATTGCCTCAAATATCTGCCGCTACATTACCTAGCGCTAAAGGAGGAGAACAATATGGGCCTAAATTTAACTTTAGAGGTTTACCAAAAATATGTAGAAATGCGCCAAAAGCATTAAATCAAACCTCAAGAAGAAAATTGTGGGAGATAAGCGAAAAGCTTATAAAAGATGTTTAA
- a CDS encoding transglutaminase family protein produces MKKKIIHTLVYTYEIPVTLDNHLICLKPRSNNFQKLSNFELKIYPSSYSIFPLLSENGDDIFKVVFTGSTNSFTIKAESEIETKIHSDLYQLKNDYDLSLPLKIESNNSLIGFINGWFPNGQHDPAAIKIAQEALVGINNNNVLDFLYQLIELIKDRVKYTPRHIGHAWTSGRTLSERVGSCRDLAILLMETCRCVGIPSRFVSGYQFMDEPPEKYELHAWTEVYIPGFGWRGFDPTGSGLINHNYVALASSSNSELVAPVRGSFVGPSKLKSELQWNIEIT; encoded by the coding sequence ATGAAAAAGAAAATAATTCATACATTAGTTTATACTTATGAAATTCCAGTAACACTTGATAATCATTTAATTTGTCTTAAACCAAGATCTAATAATTTTCAGAAATTATCAAATTTTGAACTTAAAATATACCCCTCTTCATATTCTATTTTCCCTTTGCTTTCAGAGAACGGAGATGATATTTTTAAAGTGGTTTTCACTGGGTCTACAAATTCTTTTACCATAAAGGCAGAAAGTGAAATAGAAACAAAGATTCATTCAGATTTATATCAGTTAAAAAATGATTATGACTTAAGTTTGCCTTTGAAGATTGAATCCAATAATTCATTGATTGGATTTATTAATGGATGGTTCCCTAATGGTCAACATGATCCTGCCGCAATTAAAATCGCCCAAGAGGCTTTGGTCGGAATAAATAATAATAATGTATTGGACTTTTTGTACCAATTAATTGAATTAATTAAAGATAGAGTTAAATATACTCCAAGGCATATTGGACATGCATGGACTTCTGGAAGAACTTTGAGCGAAAGAGTTGGCTCTTGTAGAGATTTAGCAATATTGTTGATGGAAACTTGTAGATGTGTTGGTATACCAAGTCGGTTTGTTAGCGGATATCAATTTATGGATGAACCTCCTGAAAAGTATGAACTACATGCATGGACAGAGGTCTATATACCTGGCTTTGGATGGAGAGGTTTTGACCCCACTGGTTCCGGACTTATTAATCATAATTATGTCGCTTTAGCTTCTTCTTCAAACTCTGAACTCGTAGCACCAGTTAGAGGAAGTTTCGTAGGGCCTTCTAAATTAAAAAGTGAACTACAGTGGAATATCGAGATTACTTAA
- a CDS encoding alpha-E domain-containing protein, with translation MLLSRVAESLYWINRYLERAENISRFVEVSESMALDCPPGSAEPWLPLVDASGDRKKFDESYINTTPSDVTNFLIRDRENPNSILSCICMARENARQIRDVITSEMWEQINSLYWSIQEGEVIWHQPAQEQLFEIRRGCQLFYGVTDATFSHDIAWDFSKLGRLIERADKTSRILDVKYFLLLPNLKELGGALDELQWISLLRSAGAYQMFRISEQGSITPNAIASFLLLDPIFPRSVRFCLEGINQSLGKIQNAPVSEKPNDLECLIGLLLSKWSFVRIDHLIKDGLHEAIDSLQIDLNKLHDLIHGIYFRNDKRFDVESLQE, from the coding sequence ATGTTACTTAGTAGAGTCGCTGAATCACTTTATTGGATTAATAGATATCTGGAACGTGCAGAAAATATTTCTAGATTTGTTGAGGTAAGTGAGTCTATGGCACTAGATTGTCCTCCTGGTAGTGCTGAGCCTTGGTTGCCTCTGGTCGACGCTAGTGGAGATAGAAAGAAGTTTGATGAAAGTTATATAAATACAACTCCTAGTGATGTAACAAATTTTCTTATTAGAGATAGAGAAAATCCTAATAGTATTTTAAGTTGTATTTGTATGGCAAGAGAAAATGCTCGTCAAATAAGAGATGTGATTACTTCTGAAATGTGGGAACAAATTAATAGTTTATATTGGAGTATTCAAGAAGGAGAAGTGATATGGCATCAGCCTGCTCAAGAACAATTATTTGAGATTAGAAGAGGTTGTCAATTATTTTATGGAGTTACTGATGCTACTTTTAGTCATGATATCGCATGGGATTTTAGTAAATTAGGAAGATTAATTGAGCGAGCTGATAAAACTTCTAGGATATTAGATGTAAAATATTTTTTACTTTTACCAAATTTAAAAGAGCTTGGAGGAGCTTTAGATGAGCTTCAGTGGATTTCTTTATTACGATCAGCAGGAGCTTATCAGATGTTTAGGATATCTGAGCAAGGATCAATAACACCGAATGCGATTGCTAGCTTTTTGTTATTGGATCCTATTTTTCCAAGATCAGTTAGGTTTTGCCTTGAAGGCATTAATCAATCTTTGGGTAAGATTCAAAACGCTCCTGTTTCTGAAAAGCCAAATGATCTTGAATGCTTAATAGGCTTATTGCTTTCAAAATGGAGCTTTGTAAGAATCGATCACTTGATTAAAGATGGTTTACATGAAGCTATAGATAGTCTTCAAATTGATTTAAATAAATTACATGATCTTATACATGGGATTTATTTTAGAAATGATAAAAGATTTGATGTTGAATCTTTACAAGAATGA
- a CDS encoding circularly permuted type 2 ATP-grasp protein, whose protein sequence is MFKDYQPKKGYDEYFSSDNYLPRTSLKPLLSSLGKMGLDQLNVSHEIARKLLLRHGATFRLNESGNKGSERILPFDPLPRVIGSSEWLDLERGLIQRLEAIDLFLADVYGKQQIIKDGIIPRDLIESSDGWRPEMRGFVLPLGKWCHVSGLDLIRDGKGEWLVLEDNLRCPSGVAYFLENRLVMKRVFPSLFNGRVVRPIDDYPSYLLKSLQELAVWTDTPKVVLLTPGVFNSAYFEHSYLAQQMGIQLVEGSDLVCKNQNVYLKTTSGIKKVDVIYRRIDDDYLDPKFFRKDSMLGVPGLIDVLRKGRVAIANAPGTGLADDKLIYTFVPDMIRYYLNEEPRINNVKTYVCARSSDLNFVLENLDKLVVKSVSEAGGYGMLIGPHSSQIDINKFSAKIKANPRNYIAQPTLDLSTVPSLSDGEVYPCHVDLRPYVLRGKNTWVSPGGLTRVALKRDSLIVNSSQGGGCKDTWVVSK, encoded by the coding sequence ATGTTTAAAGATTACCAACCTAAAAAGGGATATGATGAATATTTTTCTTCTGATAATTATTTGCCAAGAACATCTCTAAAACCTTTGCTTTCCTCTTTAGGAAAGATGGGTCTAGATCAGTTGAATGTAAGTCATGAAATCGCAAGGAAGCTACTTCTTCGCCATGGAGCAACGTTCCGTCTAAATGAATCTGGTAACAAAGGTTCTGAAAGAATTCTTCCGTTTGACCCTCTGCCTAGAGTAATTGGTTCTTCTGAATGGTTAGATTTAGAGAGGGGACTAATACAAAGACTCGAAGCAATAGACTTATTTTTAGCCGATGTATATGGAAAACAACAAATAATTAAAGATGGGATTATCCCAAGAGATCTCATAGAGAGTTCTGATGGATGGCGACCTGAGATGAGGGGTTTTGTCTTACCACTAGGAAAATGGTGCCATGTATCTGGTCTAGACCTTATTAGAGATGGCAAAGGCGAGTGGCTCGTATTAGAGGATAATCTTCGCTGTCCTTCAGGTGTTGCTTATTTCTTAGAAAATAGATTAGTTATGAAAAGGGTTTTTCCCAGCCTTTTTAATGGAAGAGTAGTTAGACCTATTGATGATTATCCTTCTTATTTATTGAAATCTCTCCAGGAATTAGCAGTTTGGACGGATACTCCAAAAGTTGTTCTACTCACCCCTGGAGTTTTTAATAGTGCATATTTTGAGCACAGTTACTTAGCTCAACAAATGGGGATTCAATTAGTGGAGGGAAGTGATTTAGTTTGTAAGAATCAAAATGTTTATTTGAAAACCACTTCTGGTATCAAAAAAGTCGATGTAATTTATCGCCGAATAGATGATGATTATTTAGATCCTAAGTTCTTTAGAAAAGATTCAATGCTTGGAGTTCCAGGTCTTATTGATGTATTGAGAAAAGGTCGAGTTGCTATTGCAAATGCCCCTGGGACAGGACTTGCCGATGATAAATTAATTTATACTTTCGTTCCTGATATGATTAGGTATTATTTAAATGAAGAACCACGAATTAATAATGTTAAAACATATGTTTGTGCAAGATCAAGTGACCTGAACTTTGTACTAGAAAATCTTGATAAATTAGTTGTAAAAAGTGTATCAGAAGCAGGTGGCTATGGAATGTTAATCGGTCCACACTCTTCTCAAATAGATATTAATAAATTTTCAGCTAAAATAAAAGCTAATCCAAGAAATTATATAGCGCAACCAACATTAGATTTGTCTACAGTTCCATCACTTAGTGATGGTGAAGTTTATCCCTGTCATGTTGACTTAAGACCTTATGTGCTCAGAGGCAAGAATACTTGGGTAAGTCCTGGTGGATTAACAAGAGTAGCATTGAAAAGAGATTCTTTGATTGTTAATTCATCTCAAGGAGGAGGTTGTAAGGATACTTGGGTCGTTAGTAAATAA